A genomic window from Sporosarcina sp. Marseille-Q4063 includes:
- a CDS encoding DUF4870 domain-containing protein yields MTNNEHIGSEDQVPVIKEESAEAAATMEAAEKKPTSVGLEENIAAALCHFPLIGLIFFFIEKENKVVRFHALQVIMLSVVLIVASIAVGILTGLLSFMKLGMLGLLISGPYYFLIMPASTVLLIFMAIWAYKGKVLNLPVIGKFAEEHSTPKQ; encoded by the coding sequence ATGACTAATAACGAGCATATTGGTTCGGAAGATCAAGTGCCAGTTATCAAAGAAGAATCAGCTGAAGCGGCTGCAACAATGGAAGCGGCGGAAAAGAAGCCGACTTCAGTTGGACTTGAGGAAAATATTGCGGCCGCACTTTGCCATTTTCCGCTTATCGGACTAATATTTTTCTTTATTGAAAAAGAAAATAAGGTTGTTCGTTTTCATGCATTGCAAGTGATTATGTTATCCGTCGTTTTAATTGTAGCTAGTATAGCGGTCGGAATTTTGACGGGACTGTTATCTTTCATGAAACTCGGAATGCTGGGCTTGCTAATTAGTGGCCCTTATTACTTCTTAATTATGCCGGCGTCAACCGTACTATTAATTTTCATGGCGATTTGGGCTTACAAAGGAAAGGTTTTAAATCTCCCGGTCATCGGCAAATTTGCAGAAGAACATTCGACTCCGAAACAATAA
- the glpK gene encoding glycerol kinase GlpK, which yields MKEKYILALDQGTTSSRAILFDKKGEVVHTSQKEFKQYFPKSGWVEHNANEIWSSILAVIASVLMENNIEAEQIEGIGITNQRETTVVWDKNTGVPVYNAIVWQSRQTAEICDQLIAEGHNETFRDKTGLLVDAYFSGTKVKWILDNVEGAREKADRGDLLFGTIDTWLVWKLSGGKVHVTDYTNASRTLMYNIYELKWDEELLKLLDVPASMLPEVKSSSEIYGYTDNIHLFGHNAPIAGIAGDQHAALFGQACFESGMVKNTYGTGCFMLMNTGEKAVKSEHGLLTTIAWGIDGKVEYALEGSIFVAGSAIQWLRDGLRMFRDSADTEKYVARVESTEGVYVVPAFVGLGAPYWDSDVRGAVFGLTRATSKEHFIRATLEALAYQTKDVLDAMEADSGITLKTLRVDGGAVKNDFLMQFQSDLLNVPVERPVINETTALGAAYLAGLAVGFWKDRSEIKNHWQLDRSFEPEMEQSRRDDLYAGWQKAVKAAMIFK from the coding sequence ATGAAGGAAAAGTACATTCTAGCACTCGATCAAGGAACGACAAGCTCACGGGCAATTTTATTCGATAAAAAAGGGGAAGTTGTCCATACCTCTCAAAAAGAATTTAAACAATACTTTCCGAAATCCGGCTGGGTCGAACATAACGCAAACGAAATCTGGAGTTCGATTTTAGCGGTGATCGCAAGCGTATTGATGGAAAACAATATCGAAGCAGAACAAATTGAAGGAATCGGCATTACAAATCAACGGGAAACTACCGTTGTTTGGGATAAAAATACTGGCGTCCCCGTCTACAATGCAATCGTTTGGCAATCAAGACAAACGGCGGAAATCTGTGATCAATTGATTGCGGAAGGGCATAATGAAACATTTCGGGATAAAACAGGACTACTTGTTGACGCTTACTTTTCTGGGACAAAGGTAAAGTGGATTCTGGATAATGTCGAGGGGGCGAGAGAAAAGGCGGACCGAGGCGATTTGCTTTTCGGAACAATCGATACATGGCTTGTTTGGAAGTTGTCCGGCGGAAAGGTGCATGTGACCGATTACACAAATGCTTCTCGAACCTTGATGTATAATATATATGAGTTGAAATGGGATGAAGAGCTACTCAAGCTATTAGACGTACCGGCCTCAATGTTGCCGGAGGTTAAATCATCTTCTGAAATCTATGGCTACACTGACAATATTCATTTATTCGGGCATAATGCACCGATTGCGGGAATCGCTGGTGATCAGCATGCGGCCTTATTCGGTCAGGCATGTTTTGAAAGCGGCATGGTGAAGAACACATACGGCACAGGTTGTTTTATGTTGATGAATACGGGCGAAAAAGCAGTTAAATCTGAGCACGGTTTATTGACAACGATTGCCTGGGGCATTGATGGGAAAGTCGAATATGCGCTAGAAGGCAGCATTTTCGTCGCTGGATCGGCAATTCAATGGTTGCGAGATGGACTTCGGATGTTCAGGGATTCAGCCGATACTGAAAAATACGTTGCTCGTGTTGAATCGACGGAAGGCGTATATGTTGTGCCCGCGTTTGTTGGCCTCGGCGCGCCGTATTGGGATAGTGATGTTCGCGGTGCGGTATTTGGGCTGACGCGCGCGACATCGAAAGAGCATTTTATTCGCGCGACATTAGAAGCGTTAGCTTATCAAACGAAAGATGTATTGGACGCGATGGAAGCCGATTCCGGAATTACATTAAAAACATTAAGGGTCGACGGCGGCGCGGTGAAAAATGACTTCCTCATGCAGTTCCAAAGCGATTTGCTGAATGTTCCGGTTGAACGACCGGTGATTAATGAAACAACAGCGCTCGGTGCGGCATATTTAGCTGGACTGGCTGTAGGGTTTTGGAAAGATCGTTCTGAAATAAAGAATCATTGGCAATTGGACCGGTCATTTGAACCGGAAATGGAACAAAGTCGACGTGACGATCTATATGCCGGTTGGCAAAAAGCGGTCAAAGCCGCGATGATATTTAAATGA
- a CDS encoding tetratricopeptide repeat protein, giving the protein MIGRNDPCHCGSGKKYKKCCGSTQTDLVGMIVNEELDRVLTGFFDNYPIALEQEEMNILMREWSNRLTDSWEKEHVEEASSEFYLFIKNNKGWHSYIGQQLAQTKREVVRNVLIEWDEPLMLLAEITEADKDFIHVKTLFDDSTFKMTRNEGMPADIGTLLFGVVLRDSRKGENAIAPVSSMLFLAKWSKQTKKSLIELRESVSKKTMDEFIIDHALDIYELFIKRSMASMNELVEEVLAEEQLGALTMLDTALRNLEQTADSREIMHKLGVAYFLNENPGVTVEEDFVAAAVKTGVDIGVVQGTGLDEASIIEKFAASEEGVAVYSNELASLYANMMDSGDEPVVARIYDIGTDPRPTEKSLWETSMTTGGVVLPERKPAVAGGRAQLLAYEAYKAETEEERRKLAGSAFELDNNNADALLLQAEIEQNHERAIELYELAIKNASRTFEPGENPWQNIPNRPFMRAAFSYGVYLFTYGDYDGAASLFLDLLKMNRVDNQGARYEAVASLIHAKRFEEAAEILIRYEKGSQHDAAYLYLDWKLEYDGSEGESENAEEMLQAALKANSHVMHLQTFKTKPIPYPKLQEIVPGSEEEARYIWLLLSGGSQG; this is encoded by the coding sequence ATGATTGGACGTAATGATCCTTGCCATTGCGGCAGTGGGAAAAAATATAAAAAATGTTGCGGGTCAACACAAACAGATTTGGTTGGCATGATTGTCAATGAAGAATTAGACCGCGTTTTGACAGGTTTTTTCGATAACTACCCGATTGCGTTAGAGCAAGAAGAAATGAACATTCTCATGCGTGAATGGTCAAACCGTTTGACGGATAGTTGGGAAAAAGAGCATGTTGAAGAAGCTTCGAGTGAATTTTATTTATTCATCAAAAATAACAAAGGCTGGCATTCCTATATTGGGCAGCAACTCGCTCAAACAAAGAGAGAAGTTGTTCGGAATGTGTTGATCGAGTGGGACGAGCCTTTAATGTTATTGGCTGAAATAACGGAAGCGGACAAAGACTTTATTCATGTGAAAACATTATTCGACGATTCGACCTTTAAAATGACGCGTAACGAAGGGATGCCTGCTGATATCGGGACATTGCTATTCGGTGTTGTCCTTCGCGATTCAAGAAAAGGTGAAAATGCTATCGCGCCTGTTTCGTCTATGTTATTTTTAGCGAAGTGGAGCAAGCAAACGAAAAAGTCATTGATCGAGTTAAGAGAATCGGTTTCAAAGAAGACGATGGACGAATTTATTATTGATCATGCACTCGACATTTACGAACTCTTCATTAAAAGAAGTATGGCGTCGATGAACGAACTTGTCGAGGAGGTCCTTGCCGAGGAGCAATTGGGTGCATTGACCATGCTAGATACTGCGTTACGTAATTTAGAACAAACTGCAGATTCAAGAGAGATCATGCACAAACTCGGCGTCGCCTATTTCTTGAATGAAAACCCGGGTGTCACTGTTGAAGAGGACTTTGTCGCTGCGGCGGTAAAGACGGGTGTTGATATAGGGGTCGTGCAAGGAACGGGTTTGGATGAAGCGTCAATCATAGAAAAATTCGCGGCATCTGAAGAGGGAGTTGCTGTTTATTCAAACGAGTTGGCTTCGCTTTACGCGAATATGATGGATAGCGGCGATGAACCGGTTGTTGCGCGCATTTACGATATCGGAACAGATCCGCGACCGACTGAAAAATCGCTTTGGGAAACGTCGATGACAACAGGCGGCGTGGTTCTACCTGAAAGAAAACCAGCAGTGGCAGGCGGTCGAGCCCAACTTTTGGCGTATGAAGCGTATAAAGCGGAAACAGAAGAAGAGCGTCGAAAGCTTGCGGGGAGCGCTTTTGAGTTGGACAACAATAATGCGGACGCGCTTTTATTGCAAGCGGAAATCGAGCAGAATCATGAACGTGCAATTGAATTATACGAATTGGCGATAAAAAATGCGAGTCGCACTTTCGAGCCTGGCGAAAATCCATGGCAAAACATACCGAATCGTCCATTTATGCGGGCTGCTTTTAGTTATGGTGTCTATTTGTTTACATATGGCGATTACGACGGAGCGGCGTCGTTGTTCTTGGATTTGCTGAAGATGAATAGAGTGGATAATCAAGGAGCGCGTTATGAGGCGGTCGCGTCTTTAATTCATGCGAAACGATTTGAAGAAGCTGCTGAAATATTGATTCGTTATGAAAAAGGTTCCCAGCATGACGCGGCTTATTTATATTTGGATTGGAAGTTGGAATATGACGGGTCGGAAGGCGAGTCGGAAAATGCGGAAGAAATGCTTCAAGCCGCATTGAAGGCGAATAGTCATGTGATGCATTTGCAAACATTTAAAACAAAGCCGATTCCATATCCGAAACTTCAAGAAATTGTGCCTGGGAGCGAGGAAGAGGCGCGTTATATTTGGTTGTTGTTGAGTGGTGGGAGTCAGGGATAG
- a CDS encoding TetR/AcrR family transcriptional regulator, whose amino-acid sequence MNERKRNVIEAAKQLFIEKGFSSASVQDILDVAKISKGTFYNYFSSKNECLIAILENGREETNMRRRELLVGKDPADKDILAEQISVRQQVNLDLNLMPILEAIFYSGDAELRAFAKKQHLAELSWLSKRLVDVYGQSTAPYAADCAVIMLGIMQHMIHIQTANLNKSIDTNAIALFTLRRIDSIIPHMIENNDNLLFGNKFTNADELSAIDSDLLISNLKKFNQKIQHDDQDAKQYVEFIIDEIAREQPRIILLETITRSFRQTFSKTPHELETRELAASIWGYLDTLK is encoded by the coding sequence GTGAACGAGCGAAAACGTAATGTTATTGAAGCTGCAAAACAATTATTTATAGAAAAAGGATTTTCATCTGCATCTGTGCAGGACATTTTAGATGTCGCTAAAATTTCAAAAGGAACGTTCTATAATTATTTTTCATCAAAAAATGAATGTTTAATCGCCATTTTAGAAAATGGAAGAGAAGAAACGAATATGCGTCGCCGTGAATTACTAGTTGGAAAAGACCCAGCAGACAAAGATATCCTTGCTGAACAAATTTCCGTTAGGCAACAAGTCAATCTCGATTTAAACCTCATGCCCATTTTAGAGGCGATATTTTATTCGGGGGATGCCGAGTTGCGTGCGTTTGCAAAAAAACAACATCTTGCCGAGTTGTCTTGGCTGTCTAAACGATTGGTAGATGTCTATGGTCAGTCCACTGCTCCATACGCTGCAGATTGCGCTGTTATCATGTTAGGAATTATGCAACATATGATTCATATACAGACCGCCAATTTGAATAAATCGATCGACACCAATGCGATTGCTTTATTCACATTAAGGCGAATTGACTCGATTATTCCTCATATGATTGAAAACAATGACAATCTACTTTTCGGCAATAAATTTACGAATGCTGATGAATTAAGTGCAATTGACAGCGACCTGTTGATTAGTAATTTGAAGAAATTCAATCAGAAAATCCAACATGATGATCAAGACGCGAAACAGTATGTTGAATTTATTATCGACGAAATCGCAAGGGAGCAGCCACGTATCATCTTGTTGGAGACGATAACACGTTCTTTCCGACAAACGTTTAGTAAGACGCCACATGAACTTGAAACTAGGGAACTTGCGGCAAGTATTTGGGGGTATTTGGATACTTTGAAATAA
- a CDS encoding DHA2 family efflux MFS transporter permease subunit, translating to MDLDIKKMHEKPPYGMLAILFVGAFIAFLNNTLLNIALPTIMDEFQIKPSAVQWLTTGYMLVNGILIPASAFFIQKFTNRRLFITAMSLFSLGTLIAVIAPSFGLLVAARMIQASGSAMMMPLLMNIMLVAFPVEKRGSAMGLFGLVMFTAPAIGPTLSGYIIEHYSWRTLFGIVLPFAVFTLVYAIFKLRNITPNRDVKIDLFSLVLSSVGFGGLLYGFSSAGDKGWSSTIVYGTITIGAIALIVFIVRQIRMDEPMLDFKIYKHPMFALSSAISVVLSIAMFSAMILTPLYVQSVRGISPFDAGILMLPGAVLMGIMSPITGRLFDKYGARAMAIIGLTITIVTTYYLSELGMESGYYYIMMLYTVRMLGISMVMMPVMTNGLNQLPMISNPHGTAMNSTLQQVSGAIGSAVLLTIMTKRMESAGAKLFIEAKASGNVPSTAEGLKALKDQLETQAMLDGINFAFFISTIVAAGALVLTFFIKRVAPPKNEAQTK from the coding sequence ATGGATTTGGATATTAAAAAAATGCATGAGAAACCTCCATACGGAATGCTTGCAATTCTTTTCGTTGGCGCGTTCATCGCATTTCTAAATAATACGTTATTGAATATAGCATTACCTACGATTATGGATGAGTTTCAGATTAAGCCATCTGCCGTCCAGTGGTTGACGACAGGATATATGTTAGTAAATGGTATCTTGATTCCGGCGAGTGCCTTTTTCATACAGAAGTTTACAAATAGACGTTTATTCATTACGGCGATGTCCCTATTTTCATTAGGTACATTGATAGCTGTTATCGCACCGTCATTCGGTTTATTGGTAGCAGCCAGAATGATTCAAGCATCCGGTTCAGCAATGATGATGCCGTTACTGATGAATATTATGCTTGTGGCTTTCCCGGTTGAAAAAAGAGGATCTGCGATGGGACTTTTCGGTCTTGTCATGTTTACGGCACCTGCTATCGGGCCGACACTGTCAGGTTATATTATTGAGCATTATTCATGGAGAACATTATTTGGTATCGTTCTTCCGTTTGCAGTGTTTACGCTGGTTTATGCGATTTTTAAATTACGGAATATCACGCCAAATCGTGATGTGAAAATCGACTTATTCTCACTTGTATTATCAAGTGTTGGATTTGGAGGCCTGTTATACGGATTTAGTTCCGCTGGAGATAAAGGTTGGTCATCAACTATCGTTTATGGAACAATCACTATTGGAGCCATTGCGCTTATCGTATTCATCGTTCGTCAAATCCGAATGGATGAACCGATGCTCGATTTTAAAATTTATAAACATCCGATGTTTGCTTTGTCATCAGCAATCTCAGTTGTCCTTTCGATTGCGATGTTTTCAGCGATGATTCTCACGCCTTTATATGTTCAAAGCGTACGAGGAATTTCACCTTTTGATGCTGGAATACTAATGCTGCCAGGTGCAGTATTAATGGGAATCATGTCGCCGATAACAGGTCGACTGTTTGACAAATACGGTGCACGCGCGATGGCGATAATTGGTTTAACCATCACAATCGTGACAACCTATTACTTAAGTGAACTTGGAATGGAGTCGGGCTATTACTATATCATGATGCTTTACACGGTCCGAATGCTTGGAATTTCTATGGTAATGATGCCGGTTATGACTAACGGGTTGAACCAATTGCCGATGATTTCAAACCCGCATGGAACAGCGATGAATAGTACATTGCAACAAGTTTCCGGAGCGATTGGTTCCGCGGTCTTGTTGACAATCATGACAAAACGCATGGAGTCAGCTGGTGCCAAACTCTTTATAGAGGCAAAAGCGTCCGGCAATGTACCATCTACGGCAGAAGGTCTTAAAGCTTTAAAAGACCAACTTGAAACGCAAGCCATGCTCGATGGGATAAACTTCGCGTTTTTCATTTCAACCATCGTTGCGGCAGGGGCTTTAGTATTAACGTTTTTCATTAAACGTGTTGCACCGCCTAAAAATGAAGCGCAAACCAAATAA
- a CDS encoding SEC-C metal-binding domain-containing protein, whose amino-acid sequence MIQRNDPCPCGSGKKYKRCCIGKNEVSIDTLVEEELQRILAGMYEQPITPAIHAEYEIFHREWTTKLSSFWDAKEIEYAVSEYFFYVARRDLWKRYLIKVLNDPIRSAVRSVVETWQEPVILLGNITGEKNGLVVIEEVLGDETYYLEKQQDMPVEKDSVVFGVALRDDRIGENGIFILNSLLFVKDGNHSFVNEITKFAESSGFDKSDGFYKTHMIDIYHRILSRSEGSVLDLLKDELTEIQQEAVDIFYEKLKFLKIEADHPELMGNIIVTYLYEKQPNFKKPEVIAAAFLHALLEFNMFDDYSMAQSELAKLFDVSVSSVTNQSGRIQEFIVGMGKNIGISEPNK is encoded by the coding sequence ATGATACAAAGAAATGATCCATGTCCTTGTGGAAGTGGAAAGAAATATAAAAGATGTTGTATAGGTAAAAACGAAGTGTCGATTGATACACTCGTTGAGGAAGAGTTACAACGCATTTTAGCTGGAATGTATGAACAGCCAATTACGCCTGCAATCCATGCGGAATATGAAATTTTTCATAGAGAGTGGACGACTAAACTCAGTAGTTTTTGGGACGCAAAAGAAATTGAATATGCGGTGAGCGAGTATTTCTTTTACGTTGCCCGCAGGGATTTGTGGAAACGTTATTTAATAAAAGTATTAAATGATCCGATTCGAAGCGCAGTTCGTTCGGTTGTAGAAACGTGGCAAGAACCAGTCATTCTTCTTGGTAATATAACTGGAGAAAAAAATGGATTGGTAGTCATTGAAGAAGTACTAGGGGACGAGACTTATTATCTCGAAAAACAACAAGATATGCCTGTCGAGAAAGACAGTGTCGTGTTCGGGGTTGCCTTGCGCGATGATCGGATTGGCGAGAATGGAATTTTCATATTAAACTCGCTACTCTTCGTTAAAGACGGCAATCATAGTTTTGTAAATGAAATTACAAAATTTGCGGAGTCAAGCGGATTTGATAAGAGTGATGGCTTTTACAAAACGCATATGATCGATATTTATCATCGTATACTTTCCAGATCTGAAGGTTCCGTCTTGGATTTATTGAAAGACGAATTGACGGAGATCCAACAAGAAGCGGTGGATATTTTCTATGAAAAACTCAAGTTTTTGAAAATCGAAGCAGACCACCCGGAGTTAATGGGCAATATCATCGTGACGTATTTATATGAAAAACAACCTAATTTCAAGAAGCCTGAAGTGATTGCGGCAGCGTTTTTACACGCGCTTCTCGAATTTAATATGTTCGACGACTATTCGATGGCCCAAAGTGAATTGGCCAAACTATTTGATGTATCCGTTAGTTCTGTGACCAATCAATCCGGGAGAATCCAAGAATTTATTGTGGGAATGGGTAAAAATATTGGAATTAGTGAGCCGAACAAGTAA
- a CDS encoding aldehyde dehydrogenase family protein: MQLNNYIGGSWQESGDAKYTAVKNPANGEEVARVRLSTKEDVNQAVAAAKKAQKEWALVPAPKRADFLYEIGRIMIEKKEHLAQVLTTEMGKVIEEARGEVQEGIDMAFYMAGEGRRLFGETVPSELQDKFAMSVRAPIGVVGLITPWNFPVAIATWKSFPAIVAGNTFLWKPATETPMMAYEMGLIFDEVGLPAGVANIVFGSGSEVGTAMIEHPDVRVISFTGSTETGRHVAETGGRHLKKVSLEMGGKNAVIVMDDADIDLAVEGILWSAFGTAGQRCTACSRVIVHKDVKEELEQKLLEQMKHLTIGNGLDESVKIGPVINEKALDKISSYVEIGKDEGAKLLVGGNVLTDGDLANGHYFEPTLFTDVKWDSRIAQEEIFGPVVSLIEVGSLEEAIEVNNSVVYGLSSSIFSRDVNKIFRAQRDLDTGIVYVNAGTTGAEIHLPFGGTKGTGNGHRDSGVAALDVFTEWKSIYVDFSGKLQRAQIDNS, translated from the coding sequence ATGCAATTGAATAACTACATCGGGGGATCTTGGCAGGAATCAGGGGATGCGAAATATACTGCTGTGAAAAACCCGGCAAACGGGGAAGAAGTAGCCAGGGTCAGGTTATCGACTAAAGAAGATGTTAATCAAGCGGTTGCTGCGGCGAAGAAAGCGCAAAAGGAATGGGCGCTGGTTCCTGCACCCAAACGTGCTGATTTCCTATATGAAATTGGACGGATCATGATCGAGAAAAAAGAACATTTGGCCCAGGTACTCACAACTGAGATGGGGAAAGTGATTGAAGAGGCCCGTGGTGAAGTGCAAGAAGGCATTGATATGGCTTTTTATATGGCAGGTGAGGGCAGACGACTTTTCGGGGAAACGGTTCCGTCTGAACTGCAAGATAAATTCGCGATGAGCGTCCGTGCGCCAATTGGTGTCGTAGGACTTATCACGCCGTGGAATTTTCCAGTAGCGATTGCAACGTGGAAGTCGTTTCCTGCAATCGTCGCAGGCAATACATTCTTATGGAAACCAGCAACAGAAACACCAATGATGGCCTATGAAATGGGGCTTATCTTTGATGAAGTCGGTCTTCCAGCAGGCGTCGCGAATATCGTTTTCGGTTCGGGATCAGAAGTTGGGACTGCAATGATCGAGCATCCGGATGTTCGTGTTATTTCATTCACAGGCTCGACAGAAACTGGTCGACATGTAGCTGAAACGGGCGGCCGTCATTTGAAAAAAGTGTCGCTTGAAATGGGCGGGAAGAATGCTGTTATCGTCATGGACGACGCAGATATCGATCTCGCAGTTGAAGGAATTCTTTGGAGCGCATTCGGTACGGCCGGTCAACGTTGTACGGCGTGTAGCCGAGTCATCGTGCACAAGGATGTAAAAGAAGAACTAGAACAGAAACTATTGGAGCAAATGAAACATCTGACAATCGGAAATGGGTTAGATGAATCTGTGAAAATTGGTCCCGTGATTAATGAAAAAGCGCTTGATAAAATTTCAAGCTACGTAGAAATCGGAAAAGATGAAGGCGCGAAGCTGTTAGTTGGCGGAAATGTATTAACAGACGGCGACTTAGCGAATGGTCATTATTTTGAACCGACTTTATTCACCGATGTGAAATGGGATAGCCGCATTGCGCAAGAAGAAATATTCGGTCCTGTCGTTTCGCTTATTGAAGTCGGTAGTCTAGAAGAAGCGATCGAAGTAAATAATAGCGTAGTATATGGACTTTCGAGTTCTATTTTCTCGCGCGATGTCAATAAAATATTCAGAGCGCAACGGGATCTAGACACGGGAATCGTTTATGTGAACGCAGGAACTACAGGCGCTGAAATTCATCTGCCTTTCGGCGGGACGAAAGGGACTGGAAATGGACACCGCGATTCAGGGGTTGCCGCACTCGACGTCTTTACAGAGTGGAAAAGTATTTACGTAGACTTTAGCGGTAAATTGCAACGCGCACAAATTGATAATTCATAA
- a CDS encoding saccharopine dehydrogenase family protein, translating into MKVVVLGAGLMGKETARDLVKSDDVSKVYLADLNVRQAENFAEELMSDKLDILLLDATNDDQLSDVIALGDVVVNALFYTFNEKVARTAIERGVHSIDLGGHIGGATEAVLALKEKAIEKGVTIIPDLGVAPGMINILTGYGAEKLDQVKSIKLYVGGIPVNPEPPLNYNVVFSLEGVFDHYTDSSHVIRDGQLKEIASLSEIEMIKFDKYGELEAFHTSGGTSTLTESFSHVDTLEYKTIRYKGHAEKFQLLVDLGLLGRDNEVTVDGKKVKVRDVMREQLSPQLRLGDKSDAVLLRVMVSGEKDGLPVTYEYDLVTEKDTTKNVTAMARATANTMSIVAQMIGTGKISKRGVYPPEKIVPGEPYIEELKKRGVIIEEFVKEYA; encoded by the coding sequence ATGAAAGTAGTCGTTCTAGGTGCAGGTTTAATGGGGAAAGAAACAGCACGCGATTTGGTGAAAAGCGATGATGTGTCGAAAGTGTATTTGGCGGATTTGAATGTTCGGCAGGCTGAAAACTTTGCGGAAGAGCTCATGTCCGACAAACTAGATATATTGCTTCTTGACGCAACAAATGATGATCAGTTAAGCGACGTAATCGCACTTGGGGATGTCGTTGTGAACGCGCTATTCTATACATTTAATGAAAAAGTTGCAAGAACAGCCATTGAAAGAGGGGTTCATTCGATTGACCTAGGGGGGCATATCGGCGGGGCGACGGAAGCTGTGCTTGCGTTAAAAGAAAAAGCGATTGAAAAAGGGGTTACGATTATCCCGGATTTGGGCGTTGCACCAGGGATGATCAACATACTTACGGGTTACGGGGCTGAAAAACTCGATCAGGTTAAATCGATTAAATTATACGTTGGCGGAATACCGGTCAATCCCGAACCGCCGTTAAACTATAATGTCGTTTTTTCACTAGAAGGCGTTTTCGACCATTACACGGATTCTTCACATGTGATTCGCGACGGTCAATTGAAAGAAATTGCATCACTATCTGAAATTGAAATGATCAAATTCGACAAATACGGAGAACTCGAAGCGTTCCACACATCCGGCGGAACATCAACGTTGACGGAATCATTTTCACACGTAGATACGTTGGAATATAAAACGATTCGCTATAAAGGCCACGCGGAAAAGTTTCAGCTTCTTGTCGATTTGGGGCTGCTTGGTCGGGATAATGAAGTGACTGTTGACGGTAAAAAGGTTAAGGTGCGGGATGTTATGAGAGAACAATTATCACCGCAACTTCGACTTGGCGATAAGTCGGATGCGGTACTCCTGCGGGTAATGGTAAGCGGGGAAAAAGACGGCTTGCCGGTAACGTATGAATACGATTTAGTCACAGAAAAGGATACAACGAAAAATGTAACGGCTATGGCAAGGGCTACAGCGAATACAATGTCGATTGTCGCGCAAATGATCGGAACTGGTAAGATTTCAAAACGCGGTGTTTATCCGCCTGAAAAAATTGTGCCAGGTGAACCTTATATAGAAGAATTGAAAAAACGCGGCGTGATCATCGAAGAGTTCGTGAAGGAATACGCATAA
- a CDS encoding AIM24 family protein, producing MSKYTIDEFIRQTKQDERGNEFFELETERILEVNLNDLVWAKTGSMISYAGQIKFERERMLEHGLGKMFKKAFTGEGTSLMKATGNGRLYLADQGKKITIFDLNNESITVNGNDLLAFEPTIEWDINLMRKMAGVLSGGLFNVNLRGRGKIAITSHYEPLTLLVKPGEPVITDPNATVAWSGNLQPEFRTDISFRTLLGRGSGESFQMEFSGEGFVIVQPFEEGLAAPQPSS from the coding sequence ATGAGCAAATATACGATTGATGAATTTATTCGCCAGACGAAACAAGACGAGCGGGGAAATGAGTTTTTTGAACTCGAAACAGAAAGAATTTTAGAGGTGAATTTAAATGACCTCGTATGGGCAAAAACGGGCTCGATGATTTCATACGCCGGGCAAATCAAGTTCGAACGTGAAAGAATGTTAGAGCATGGCCTCGGGAAGATGTTCAAAAAAGCATTTACCGGAGAGGGCACGTCTTTAATGAAAGCGACAGGAAACGGTCGATTATATTTAGCCGATCAAGGAAAGAAAATCACGATTTTCGATTTGAACAATGAATCGATTACAGTGAACGGTAATGACCTGCTTGCTTTCGAACCAACCATTGAATGGGATATCAATTTGATGCGGAAAATGGCTGGTGTCTTGTCCGGCGGATTATTCAATGTGAACTTAAGAGGAAGAGGGAAAATAGCGATTACTTCGCACTACGAGCCATTAACATTGCTCGTTAAACCAGGTGAACCGGTTATTACAGATCCGAACGCAACAGTCGCATGGTCCGGTAATTTACAACCGGAATTCCGTACCGACATCAGCTTTAGAACATTATTGGGTCGGGGAAGCGGAGAGTCGTTCCAAATGGAGTTTTCCGGTGAAGGATTCGTCATTGTTCAACCATTTGAAGAAGGATTGGCGGCTCCGCAACCAAGTTCTTAA